From one Flavobacterium sp. N502536 genomic stretch:
- a CDS encoding efflux RND transporter periplasmic adaptor subunit — protein sequence MKRIILFTGLIALVCLTSCTAKKEEKEEVEKFTATNAVRIDTSFTKQYVSQIKSVRNIEIRAQEKGFLQNIYVDEGQFVKKGQLLFKIMPNMYQAELLKAQAEQKSVEIELQNAKLLADKNIVSKNELSVAQAKLQSARAEVALAKLHLSFTEIRAPFDGTIDRIPLKLGSLIDEGELMTSLSDNSQMFAYFNVSEPEYLQYETNVKDRADNKVSLVLANGETFKEKGNVEVIESEFNNETGNIAFRARFPNSGKLLRNGETGQVQMLVPLKNAIVIPQKATYEIQDKKYVFVIDKNNKVNSREITITGEIPDLYVIRTGLTENDRILLEGVQKVKENDKIKYEFQSPKAVMNNLRLKAE from the coding sequence ATGAAAAGAATTATCTTGTTCACTGGCTTAATTGCCCTAGTGTGCCTTACTAGCTGTACAGCTAAAAAAGAAGAGAAAGAAGAAGTAGAAAAATTTACGGCTACCAATGCAGTAAGAATAGACACTTCGTTTACGAAACAGTACGTTTCACAAATTAAATCGGTACGAAACATTGAAATTCGTGCTCAGGAAAAAGGTTTTTTACAAAACATCTATGTCGATGAAGGACAATTTGTAAAAAAAGGGCAGCTGTTGTTTAAAATTATGCCAAACATGTATCAGGCAGAATTATTGAAAGCACAAGCTGAACAAAAATCAGTAGAAATCGAACTGCAAAATGCCAAATTACTGGCAGACAAAAATATCGTTTCTAAAAACGAACTAAGTGTAGCACAGGCAAAATTGCAATCTGCAAGAGCCGAAGTGGCATTGGCAAAACTTCATTTGTCATTTACAGAAATCAGAGCCCCGTTTGACGGAACTATCGACCGTATCCCTTTAAAATTAGGAAGTCTTATTGATGAAGGCGAATTGATGACGAGTCTTTCAGACAACAGTCAGATGTTTGCATACTTCAACGTTTCAGAACCTGAATACCTGCAATATGAAACCAATGTAAAAGACCGTGCTGATAATAAAGTAAGTCTGGTTTTGGCTAATGGCGAAACTTTTAAGGAAAAAGGAAATGTAGAAGTTATTGAAAGTGAATTTAACAATGAAACCGGAAACATCGCTTTCAGAGCGCGTTTTCCTAATTCAGGGAAATTGCTTAGAAATGGAGAAACCGGACAGGTTCAAATGCTTGTACCGCTTAAAAATGCAATCGTAATTCCACAAAAAGCGACGTATGAAATTCAGGATAAAAAATACGTTTTTGTGATCGATAAAAACAATAAAGTAAACTCAAGAGAAATCACCATAACAGGCGAAATTCCTGATTTGTACGTGATCAGAACCGGACTTACCGAAAATGACAGAATTTTATTGGAAGGCGTTCAGAAAGTAAAAGAAAACGACAAAATCAAATATGAATTCCAATCTCCTAAAGCGGTAATGAACAATTTACGCTTAAAAGCAGAATAG
- a CDS encoding GNAT family N-acetyltransferase, with translation MKIKAIKASQTWQIRHEVMWPDQPFEFVQLEEDVLGLHFGVFIAEKLVAIVSCFVNNNELQFRKLATLEEYQGKGIGSELVKYILKLAKEKNLKKVWCNARSSKKSFYEKFGLIDTHQTFRKAGQEFTIMKVLL, from the coding sequence ATGAAAATCAAAGCAATTAAAGCTTCTCAGACCTGGCAGATCAGACATGAAGTGATGTGGCCGGATCAGCCTTTTGAGTTTGTGCAATTAGAAGAAGATGTTTTAGGACTGCATTTTGGTGTTTTTATTGCAGAAAAATTAGTGGCAATAGTTTCTTGTTTTGTGAATAATAACGAACTACAGTTCAGAAAATTGGCAACTCTGGAAGAATATCAGGGAAAAGGCATCGGATCTGAACTTGTAAAATACATTTTGAAGTTGGCAAAAGAGAAAAATTTGAAAAAAGTCTGGTGTAATGCACGAAGCAGTAAAAAATCTTTTTATGAGAAATTCGGATTGATAGATACCCATCAGACTTTTAGAAAAGCAGGACAGGAATTTACCATAATGAAAGTTTTGCTCTAG
- a CDS encoding ACT domain-containing protein, producing MSGEKDLQKLLKSMKPEHIAGDYVFCKVEKLEGIELNDVVMFFKEKEAITLILKKEAAAALKLEYSVVMSWITLTIHSSLEAVGLTAAFSKALSEHQISCNVVAAFYHDHIFVAQKDTEKAIEILNLFSV from the coding sequence ATGTCAGGAGAAAAAGATTTGCAAAAATTGCTTAAAAGCATGAAACCGGAACATATTGCAGGGGATTATGTTTTTTGTAAAGTCGAAAAATTAGAAGGTATTGAACTGAATGATGTTGTGATGTTTTTTAAAGAGAAAGAAGCCATCACACTGATTTTGAAAAAAGAAGCGGCAGCGGCTTTAAAGTTGGAGTATTCCGTTGTAATGTCCTGGATAACACTTACTATACATTCGTCATTAGAAGCAGTTGGCTTAACAGCTGCATTTTCGAAAGCACTTTCAGAGCATCAAATAAGCTGTAATGTTGTGGCTGCATTTTACCACGATCATATTTTTGTGGCCCAAAAAGACACAGAGAAGGCAATAGAGATCTTAAATTTATTTTCGGTCTAA
- a CDS encoding alpha/beta hydrolase-fold protein, whose protein sequence is MDSLQIVFRKKILFLSLFTLLTSFAFAQQKNKIEIGTIDSISSKVLNENRKIWIHLPKSALNASLAKQKYPVVYLLDAEGHFSSVVGIIEEMSEVNGNTNCPEMIVVGITNTNRNRDLTPTHSEVDPPFVPKSLSDQSGGGEKFVEFLEKELIPYIDGKYPTTPYKTLIGHSFGGLTALNILTNHTNLFNAYLAIDPSMWWDHQQFLAETEKKIENKKLANVSLFMAAANTMDDSMNVVKVRKDTTVFTRHIRSILDFNDFLNKNKKSGLNYQYQYYNDDNHGSVPLIATYDGLRFLFKFNQLKLSIPEQINFNKAVFTKIEKHFENVSKHLGYKVSVPENVVNAYGYQSLGKKDMELAGYLFRLNVANYPQSPNVYDSLGDFYEANGDKKNAIVSYEKALILDKNFSEARGKLEKLK, encoded by the coding sequence ATGGATAGCTTACAAATTGTTTTTAGAAAAAAAATACTCTTCCTCAGTTTATTCACCTTGCTAACTAGTTTTGCATTTGCACAGCAAAAAAATAAAATTGAAATAGGAACGATCGATAGTATTTCTTCTAAAGTTTTGAACGAAAACAGAAAAATATGGATTCACCTTCCCAAAAGCGCGCTAAATGCGAGTCTTGCAAAACAAAAATATCCGGTCGTTTATTTACTTGATGCCGAAGGACACTTTAGTTCGGTTGTTGGAATAATTGAAGAAATGAGCGAAGTAAACGGAAATACAAATTGTCCGGAAATGATTGTAGTGGGGATTACGAACACCAATCGAAATCGCGATTTAACCCCTACACATTCGGAGGTTGATCCACCATTTGTACCAAAAAGCCTAAGTGACCAATCTGGTGGAGGAGAAAAATTTGTCGAATTTCTGGAGAAAGAATTGATTCCGTATATCGATGGTAAATATCCTACGACGCCTTATAAAACCCTGATCGGGCATTCTTTCGGAGGTTTGACAGCATTGAATATCCTGACCAATCATACTAATTTGTTCAATGCGTATCTTGCCATTGATCCAAGTATGTGGTGGGATCATCAGCAATTTTTAGCTGAAACTGAAAAAAAAATAGAAAACAAAAAACTGGCAAATGTTTCCTTATTTATGGCAGCGGCTAATACAATGGATGATAGTATGAATGTGGTAAAAGTTCGAAAAGATACCACGGTTTTTACCAGACATATTCGTTCCATTTTAGATTTCAATGATTTTCTGAACAAGAATAAAAAGAGCGGACTGAATTATCAATACCAATATTACAACGATGATAATCATGGATCTGTGCCGTTGATTGCAACCTATGACGGTCTTCGTTTTTTGTTTAAATTCAATCAGTTAAAACTTTCGATACCGGAGCAAATTAATTTTAATAAAGCTGTTTTTACTAAAATTGAAAAGCATTTCGAAAATGTATCAAAACACTTAGGGTACAAGGTAAGCGTTCCCGAGAACGTGGTAAATGCGTATGGCTATCAGTCTTTGGGTAAAAAAGATATGGAGCTGGCAGGTTATCTGTTCCGGTTAAATGTGGCCAACTATCCTCAAAGCCCAAATGTGTATGATTCGCTTGGAGATTTTTATGAAGCAAATGGCGATAAGAAAAATGCCATTGTCAGTTATGAAAAGGCGCTGATATTGGATAAAAACTTTTCGGAAGCAAGAGGAAAACTCGAAAAACTAAAATAA